In a genomic window of Erigeron canadensis isolate Cc75 chromosome 5, C_canadensis_v1, whole genome shotgun sequence:
- the LOC122599803 gene encoding protein HAIKU1-like: MDNSDYSRNRGNEYLGVNKIGKNIRKSPLHQPSFANPARQQPQPQVYNINKNDFQSIVQQLTGSPSRQSQEPLPRPPLNSPKQANMRLQRIRPSPLTPLNVGRPRMPMHHLPAQEQMLPHRPPNGTAPGGVPYNGSNLGRPPHHGQQRPPPPMAPPPMNAGDHAGWSNTAESPISQYMRYLQHSIIDSAQGHPQGHQQGHPQARPQGHPQFRPQAHPQYQQNPQGQMQGQQQQQSSGLMPYPLPSPRMNGAPPLPSPRMNGPPPLPSPRMNGGPPLPPLPSPRTNGPPPPLPSPTSQYLLPSPSGYLNLSSPRSPYPLLSPGFQHPPPLTPNFSFSPMTQSGAFGPGPQPPPSPGMGFPSPSFFSMLSPRWRE; this comes from the coding sequence TAATTCTGATTATTCGAGAAACAGGGGAAATGAGTATCTGGGTGTGAACAAGATTGGGAAAAATATTAGGAAAAGTCCTTTACATCAACCGAGTTTCGCAAATCCTGCTAGGCAACAACCTCAACCACAGGTGTATAATATTAATAAGAATGATTTTCAAAGTATTGTTCAACAACTTACGGGGTCGCCTTCGCGCCAATCACAAGAGCCACTTCCTAGACCTCCTTTGAATTCGCCTAAACAAGCAAATATGCGGTTGCAACGAATTAGGCCTTCACCATTGACACCGTTGAATGTGGGCAGACCCCGAATGCCTATGCATCATCTACCGGCGCAGGAACAAATGCTGCCTCATCGTCCGCCCAATGGTACAGCCCCTGGTGGGGTTCCGTACAATGGTAGTAATCTTGGTAGGCCTCCGCATCATGGGCAGCAACGGCCACCACCGCCTATGGCACCACCACCCATGAATGCTGGTGATCATGCAGGGTGGTCGAATACTGCCGAGTCTCCTATTTCTCAATATATGAGATACCTTCAGCACTCGATCATTGATTCAGCACAAGGACATCCACAAGGTCATCAACAAGGTCATCCCCAAGCTCGTCCGCAAGGTCATCCGCAATTCCGTCCCCAAGCTCATCCTCAGTACCAGCAAAACCCGCAAGGTCAAATGCAAGGTCAGCAGCAACAGCAGTCATCTGGATTGATGCCTTACCCACTTCCGTCACCTCGGATGAATGGAGCCCCTCCTCTTCCGTCACCTCGGATGAATGGGCCCCCGCCTCTTCCGTCACCTCGGATGAATGGTGGCCCGCCTCTTCCACCTCTTCCGTCACCAAGAACGAACGGCCCACCACCACCTTTACCATCACCAACGTCTCAATATCTTCTGCCATCGCCATCTGGTTACTTAAATTTGTCATCTCCTCGATCACCATACCCGTTACTTTCCCCAGGATTTCAGCATCCCCCACCATTAACGCccaatttttcattttcaccGATGACTCAATCTGGAGCCTTTGGTCCAGGACCTCAACCTCCACCTTCTCCTGGAATGGGCTTTCCATCTCCAAGTTTTTTCTCTATGTTAAGTCCAAGATGGAGGGAATAG